The Candidatus Paceibacterota bacterium sequence TCCGGCCGGAGCGGTGCGCTCGGCCGAACTGCGTTCAGCCCGTGCGGCCACCGCTCCGGCCCCCCTTGATCTCGCTTCTGACGGCATACTGATCGGTATCAATCGCCACCGAAATTTGGAAACCAAGATTTTTATGTCACCTGAAGATCGCCTGCGCCACTTCTACACCGTTGGCCAGACCGGTACCGGCAAGACTACTTTTCTCAAGAACATGATCATTCAGGACATCCGAAATGGCGACGGTGTTTGCATGATCGACCCACACGGCTCCGATATTCAGGAAGTGTTAGCCAATGTTCCACCAGAAAGATATGAAGATGTGGTTTATTTTGATCCAAGTTATACTCCGAGGCCGATGGCTCTGAATATGCTGGAATATGATCCGCGCTATCCCGAGCAGAAAACTTTTGTGGTCAATGAAATGCTCTCTATCTTCAACAAGCTCTTTGACATGAAAGTGGCGGGCGGTCCGATGTTCGAGCAGTATTTTCGTAATGCCACAATGCTGGTGATTGAGGATCCGGAAAGCGGTAACACCTTGCTGGATGTTTCGCGTGTCTTAGCCCAGAAAAGTTTTCGTGAGATGAAACTTTCGCGCTGCAAGAATCCAATCGTTGTTCAATTCTGGCGTGACATTGCCGAGAAGGCGGGAGGCGAGTCGTCACTGGCTAATATTGTGCCGTACATTACTTCCAAATTTGACGTCTTTCTATCAAATGAAATTATGCGACCGATTATTGCTCAAGAGCACTCCTCCTTTAATTTTCGGGAGATCATGGATAATCGTAAAATCCTTTTGGTCAATTTGGCTAAGGGGAGACTTGGAGATATTAACGCCAATCTCATCGGTCTGATTCTGGTCGGTAAGATTTTGATGTCTGCTTTGTCCCGCGTAGATTCGCTGGGCCGTGACCTGCCGCCGTTCTATCTCTATATTGATGAGTTTCAGAATATTACTACCGACTCAATTGCCACCATCCTTTCCGAGGCTCGAAAATACAAATTGTCCCTTACCATTGCTCATCAATTCATCAAGCAGCTTGAGGAAAAGATCAAAGATGCCGTGTTTGGTAACGTCGGTACTATTGCTTCATTCCGAGTTGGAAGCGAGGATGCCGAGTTTCTGGAAAAACAATTTGCGCCAATTTTCAGTGCCCACGATCTTATGAACGTGGATAATCATAACGCTTATATTAAAATGCTCTCGCACGGTAAACCAGTAAAACCATTTAGTATTGAACAAATTGGGTTTCTGCCAAAAGGTGAGCCGGAAATTACGGATAAGTTGAAGGAACTGTCGTATTTAAAATTCGGCTCCCAACGAGCAGAAGTGGAAGAAAAAATCATGGAGAAATATCGGACAATTTCAGCCAAGCCATCACCCATGCTATAGTTTTAAAATGGCTTTTAAATATGATGAATTTGATATTGCCGCTATCGAAAAGACTTTTGATGAAGTAACGGATCAGGACGTAAAAGATGCGGTGGAAAATATTCAACATGAATTGGGAGAACATGGAATCTGGGGGGAGGCTTTTCCAGTGACCACAGAAGGGAATATTGATTTTGAGAAGGGTAATTTTAGATTACTTTCTCCTAATATTAAGACGGTGAGCCACGTTTATGAATTAGCCAGAAGGCTTGAAGAGAAATATCCTCAATATCAAGTTGTAATTGAACAGTTACAAGAATATAATACGCTACGCTTTACTGTATTAAAAAGAGAGCAAACAAATGCCACATCATAAAGAAGAACGAACACTAGTAATTATAAAACCGGACGGAGTTCAAAGGACTTTAATCGGCGAAATCATTAAACGCTACGAGCAAGCGGGACTTAAACTGATTGGCATGAAGATGATGGTGCCGACCGTCGATCACGTGGAAAAACATTATACTCTTGACCTAAATTGGCGGAAAATAACCGGCGAGAAAACCATTAAAGGCTATCAAGACAAAGGGCTAACTCCGCCTTCCATGGATCCGTTTGAAATCACCGGCCGCATTTTAGACGGGCTGAAAAAATATCTGACCAGCGGTCCAGTTATTGCCATGGTTTGGCAAGGCGCCCATGCGGTGAAGATTGTTCGAAAAATCACTGGCGGTACGGAGCCTCTTACCTCGGACGTCGGCTCTATCCGCGGAGACTTTGTTCTGGATTCGTATCAGATGTCAGATACTGATGGCCGAGCGGTTCGAAATTTGGTTCACGCTTCGGGCTCGGTTGAAGAAGCCGACATGGAAATTAAGCACTGGTTTAAAGATGAGGAATTGACTAAATATCGCCTAGTTCAGGACGAGATTCTCTACGATGTTAACCTGGACGGGATTTTGGAATAAAGAAATTCTAGGGCTACCTTTACAAAACATCATAATTATGCTATAATATAGAAGAATTTTGAACCTTAACAAACCTTGAAAGGAGGTTTAGATGTACGACCAACGTCGATACAAAAGAGATTTAAGAAAAGCAGTTAAACCACTAAAGCAGAGAGGAAAGGAATTCTTAAGGGCTGTTCCTAAAGGTTCCCTCAAATCATCCTGGCCAACATTCAGAATGGTGCTACGGCTCGCCCTATTTCTAGTGCAAGCGCTCTTCTTCAGTGGTCGGAAAATTCTCAATAAATAAGGGAATCAGATGAGCCAGTCTTAATGCCGTCCGGACGAATTCGGACGGCATTTCTTATTTTTATTCTATCTAAAACAGGAGATAAATTTTTAATAAAGTCTAGACTTGCATTTATTTTGGAGAGGAGAATAATGGGGGCAGGATTATTCAAAGACATTGTCTAGATTACTAACGTAATCAGGGAGCCTATTTTGTAGATGAGAACCTTGGTTTTCACCTCAGGGCACCCACCTGGCATAAAGCTGGGCTAAATGTCAGAGGATAATCCTATCGAAGAGCCGTTTGCCGGAAGGCAAACGGCTCTTGGTATAATGAAAGTCTAAAAATCAGTCCATGAAATCTTTTTTTATCCTTCTTCTTTCCTTAATATTGATCGGTATCACCATAGGTATCGATCATCTTTCTAAACATTTTTATTTATACTGGCAGACCGGCTGGATTGACGCTTCAGTCCACTTTTTAGGCGGTTTGAGCGCTACATTATTTTTTAGTTGGGTATATTTTTACACCAATCTATTTAAAAATCCTTTACCCAGAAAGAAATCTACACTTGTTCTATTTGTTTTATACATTTTAATAGTCGGTATTCTCTGGGAGATTTACGAATATCATTTCGGTTTCAGTTTTTTCTCTCAATATTTCGTTTCCGACACTATCTCTGATTTAAGTATGGACGTTTTAGGCGGTTTGCTGGCTTATTTTCTGACAACTTTTTTGATTTAAGATATACTACTGGTATTAATGAACGAAAAATTGAAACTAACCTTCTGCGGTGGAGCTAACTCGGTAACGGGGGCTAATTTTCTATTGGAAAGCGATAAATTCAAGATCTTAGTTGACTGCGGACTTGAACAGGGAGATCCGAATGCTGGAGAAATTAATCGGCGGCCTTTTATTTTTGATCCGGCAGCCATCGACGTCTTATTGGTCACTCACGCTCATACTGATCATTTAGGTCGAATACCGAAATTGGTGAAAGACGGCTTTAAAGGCCGCATAATTTCCACCATTGAGACTAAAGAATTAGCTCCTTTGATGTTGGAAGATAGTGTCAAATTATTAAACCAAGAAGCCGAAAGGAATGGAGTTTTACCGATTTATGAAATGCCAGATGTTCAGAAGACTATTAGCCTCTGGCAAAGCATACCGTACCACCAACAGACAGAAATTTTACCCGGCTTTTCCGTCTACTTGAAAGATGCTGGTCATGTTCTCGGCTCGGCCATGATTGAACTCACTCATAACGGCAAAAAAATCGTCTTCACTGGAGATTTGGGTAACAGCCCATCACCACTTTTAAAAGACACCGAGGCTATCACAGATGCAGATTATCTATTGATGGAAAGTGTCTACGGTGACCGCAACCATGAATCAGCCACCCTTCGACGGGATAAACTGGAAGATGTTATTGAAGAAACTGTCAAAAGAAACGGCGTTCTGGTAATCCCGACTTTCTCCTTGGAAAAAGCCCAGATCATCATCTATGAATTGAATAATTTAGTTGAGCAGGGTCGGATTTCGGTTGTGCCAGTCTATATTGACTCGCCGCTTGCCATTAAAATCACCGAAATTTATAAACGCCATCCGCAAAATTTCAATGACGTGGCTCGCGCGGCCGTTGAAAGAGGGGACGATCTTTTTAATTTTCCGAAACTCCATTTCACCTCTACCTCTGAAGAATCAAAAGCTATTTTAGGTACGCCTAATCCGAAAATTGTTATCGCCGGCTCCGGCATGTCCACCGGCGGTCGCATTCAGCATCACGAAATTAATTATCTTTCCGATCCGAAAAACACCTTGCTCTTTATTGGCTATCAGGCGGCTGGCTCCGTCGGCCGTCAAATCGAAGATGGTGCTCGCTCAATTAATCTTCTCGGTCAGAATGTTCAAATTAAAGCCCAGATCGCCAAGATTGACGGGTTTTCCTCTCACAAGGACTCCGAACACCTGATTGAATTTGTGGAAAATACTGCTGATACCGTTAAAAAAATTTTTGTAGTGATGGGAGAAAGTAAGTCGGCTCTCTTTTTAGTTCAGCGTCTGCGCGATTATCTTGGTCTTCAGGCCTATCATCCCCGAGAAGGAGAGAGCGTAATGCTGGAATTCTGATATAATTTTTACAATTATGGCGATTGATAAACACGGTCATTTGAAAATTAAAGTTGCTGTTTCCGGAGCAGCCGAGATGGGATTTCTCGGGCAGGTTGCATACGATAAAGCCAAAGAAATCGGCCGCGAAATTATTCGCCAGGATGGCATTTTAGTTAGTGGGGCCACTACCGGTTTCCCACTGTGGGCGGCTATTGGGGCCAAGGAGGAAGGCGGAATGTCTTTCGGTCTCTCTCCGGCCTCAAACGAAGTGGAACACGTAGAAACTTACCGCTTGCCGGTAGATTACATGGATTTAATTATTTATACCGGCTTTGGTTATTCCGGTCGCGATCTTTTAATGACTCGCTCCTCGGATGCAATTATCATCGGACCAGGCCGAATTGGCACTATTCATGAATTTACTATTGCTTATGAAGACCTTAAACCGATTGGGGTTTTGACAGGTGATTGGGAAGATACGGACGA is a genomic window containing:
- a CDS encoding MBL fold metallo-hydrolase, which produces MNEKLKLTFCGGANSVTGANFLLESDKFKILVDCGLEQGDPNAGEINRRPFIFDPAAIDVLLVTHAHTDHLGRIPKLVKDGFKGRIISTIETKELAPLMLEDSVKLLNQEAERNGVLPIYEMPDVQKTISLWQSIPYHQQTEILPGFSVYLKDAGHVLGSAMIELTHNGKKIVFTGDLGNSPSPLLKDTEAITDADYLLMESVYGDRNHESATLRRDKLEDVIEETVKRNGVLVIPTFSLEKAQIIIYELNNLVEQGRISVVPVYIDSPLAIKITEIYKRHPQNFNDVARAAVERGDDLFNFPKLHFTSTSEESKAILGTPNPKIVIAGSGMSTGGRIQHHEINYLSDPKNTLLFIGYQAAGSVGRQIEDGARSINLLGQNVQIKAQIAKIDGFSSHKDSEHLIEFVENTADTVKKIFVVMGESKSALFLVQRLRDYLGLQAYHPREGESVMLEF
- a CDS encoding nucleoside-diphosphate kinase, whose protein sequence is MPHHKEERTLVIIKPDGVQRTLIGEIIKRYEQAGLKLIGMKMMVPTVDHVEKHYTLDLNWRKITGEKTIKGYQDKGLTPPSMDPFEITGRILDGLKKYLTSGPVIAMVWQGAHAVKIVRKITGGTEPLTSDVGSIRGDFVLDSYQMSDTDGRAVRNLVHASGSVEEADMEIKHWFKDEELTKYRLVQDEILYDVNLDGILE
- a CDS encoding TraM recognition domain-containing protein, which codes for MESPTLTSAETKFSSPEEELQYLREKIAQKERELSKNKEQFTREEVIKSELKDYKSQVPAETLSKGYALMEPHVDAIVLNLVPETHDIKMAELLGILQEKGIMNALQIVEKLNNPHIEDDFHRFLVEYIKEGFPVEGLKEKTILSKALRHTLYEVSLPSEAENKEEKQKQLKELLSSMEQFYAGMLSVSEKQSSLRAEENFFTIELSNAIGSQEFIFYVSVPDSKRDLFEKQLLSIFPRATITLQTNDYNIFTDLGATAGSFAFQSQNPIFPIKTYEQFDYDPLNIILNTFSKLEQHGEGAAIQLVFNPAGDYYTAHYKEALGEIQKGVPLKKAIDIKHSFLGELFKTSKNVATDLAKSNREEEKPPRDEKAIENIQAKISSPVAEVNLRIVTSAKTEFRASEILSDIQSAFNQFDNTIGNTVRFRKENGAKLAKLVRDFSFRVFSKEEKMELNLKEATSLMHFPAGAVRSAELRSARAATAPAPLDLASDGILIGINRHRNLETKIFMSPEDRLRHFYTVGQTGTGKTTFLKNMIIQDIRNGDGVCMIDPHGSDIQEVLANVPPERYEDVVYFDPSYTPRPMALNMLEYDPRYPEQKTFVVNEMLSIFNKLFDMKVAGGPMFEQYFRNATMLVIEDPESGNTLLDVSRVLAQKSFREMKLSRCKNPIVVQFWRDIAEKAGGESSLANIVPYITSKFDVFLSNEIMRPIIAQEHSSFNFREIMDNRKILLVNLAKGRLGDINANLIGLILVGKILMSALSRVDSLGRDLPPFYLYIDEFQNITTDSIATILSEARKYKLSLTIAHQFIKQLEEKIKDAVFGNVGTIASFRVGSEDAEFLEKQFAPIFSAHDLMNVDNHNAYIKMLSHGKPVKPFSIEQIGFLPKGEPEITDKLKELSYLKFGSQRAEVEEKIMEKYRTISAKPSPML